The Armatimonadota bacterium genomic sequence CGCACCCGGTCGCCGACCCGGACCTCCGCGCCGCCGCGCGTGACGACCTGCAGCCGGCCCCTTCGGACCTGTGGAAACTCTCGGGCCCGTTCGACGTGGACGACAACCCGTTCGTCGGTGGCCGCCACGATCCCCTCCACCGTGGCGCGCAGCCCCACCAGAGACGCGGCGTCGTCGGGGCCCACCGGACGGGCCGCATGCGCGTGCAGCGCCGCGCCCACCGCCGCCGCGAGCACCACCAGCGCCAGGGATCCTGCCACCGTGGACCGGCAGACCAAAGCCGCCGCCACCCCGGCCGCTGCGAAGCCGAAGCCGACGATCCCCCACGCAGGAAGGGACAGGTACGACGCGCCGGCGATACCGGCAGCGAGCGCGACGCTGGCCCACACCAACGGTCGGCGCACTCTCCCTCCGCGGCACCAAAGGTCCCGAGGAGCAAACGGGAGCCGACCCGACTTTCGCGCAGGCGGGTGAGTGATCTCCTGCGGAGCAACCGACGCTACCGCTTTCTCAGCGCGCCGACGACCGCGCCGCCGATCATGCTCACGATGCCCTCGTAGAGGCTGAGGGCCAGCAGGACCGCACCCCCTACAGCACCCACGATCGCGCCCACGAGTCCGGCGATCGCGATCCCCAGTGCTTCCAGGACGAAGAACCCTACGACGGCGCCGAGGATGCCCGCCAGGAAGCCGGCCAGCGCGCCGCGCCCTGCGCCGCCGCCGGCGATGAGCGCGGCCACCGCCCCTCCCGCCAGCGGCCCGAAGGGGACGGGCGTCAGGATGACGTTGACAAGGAAACCGACGATCACGCCCAGCAACATGATGGTGCGCCTCCGTTGGACAAGGGAGCTCGGGTCGGCCCTTGCGCCGGTCGGCTACGAAATGGCGCGCGACGCGATCTCTTCGTGCGCGCGCCGCGCAAATTCCTCCAGGGACATCGAACCCAGGTCGCCCCGCGAACGATGACGCACCGCGACCATGCCGGAGCGTACTTCCCGGTCCCCGACGACCAGCATGTACGGAACCTTCATCAGTTGCGCGTCCCGGATCTTCCGACCGATCTTCTCATTTCGGCCGTCGACGTCTGCCCGCAGTCCCCGGGCACGCAGGGCCGCCGCCGCTTCCCGGGCGTGGGCGATGTGCCGGTCGGCGATCGGCAGCAGGCGGGCCTGCTCCGGAGCCAGCCACATCGGGAATGCGCCCGCGTAGTGCTCGATGAGCAGCCCGAAGAAGCGCTCCATCGAACCGAACAGCGCCCGGTGCACCACGTAGGGAACGTGCTCGCGGCCGTCCTCGCCCACGTAGGTCAGCCCGAACCGCACCGGCAGGTTGAAGTCGAACTGCACGGTGGCCGTCTGCCACGGCCGGTTCAGCGCGTCGACCAGGTGGATGTCGATCTTGGGCCCGTAGAAGACCGCCTCGCCCTCCAGGCGCGCATACGGAAGGCCCCTGCGGTCGAGCACGGCGGCCAGCGTGCTCTCGGCCGTATCCCACATATGGGGGCTGCCCGCATACTTCCCGAAGTCATTCGGATCGCGGACCGAGAGGTGAACCCTGTAGTCCCGAAATCCGAATGCCTCGTAGATCGTGAACGCCAGGTCCAGCACCCGGTCCATCTCGTCGGCGAGCTGGTCGGGACGGCAGAAGATGTGTGCGTCGTCCTGCGTGAAGCTGCGCACGCGCAGCAGACCGTGCAGCACTCCGGAGCGCTCGTACCGGTAGACCGTCCCGAGTTCCCCGATGCGCATCGGCAGGTCACGGTACGATCGGGTCTCCCGACGGTAGAGCATCATGTGAAACGGGCAGTTCATCGGCTTGATCAGGTAGCGCTGCTCTTCAACTTCCATCGGCCCGAACATGCTCTCCCGGTACCAGTGCAGATGACCGCTCGTCTCCCACAGGTGGGCACGGGCGATGTGCGGCGTGTACACGAGTTCGTACCCGTGCTCGCGATGCAGCTGCTTCCAGAAGGTCTCCGCGACCTCTCGGACGACGGCGCCACGCTGCGTCCACAGAACCAGACCGGGGCCCACGTCCTCGCTGATCAAGAACAGGTCCAGCTCTCGTCCGAGCCGGCGATGGTCTCGCCTCTTGGCTTCTTCGAGCAGCCGCAGGTGTTCGGCGAGCTGGCCTTCGTCGGGGAAGCTGATGCCGTAAATCCGGGCAAGCTGCTCGCGCCGCTCGTCACCGCGCCAGTACGCGCCCGACGTGCTCAGCAGCTTCACCGCCTTGATGTACCCGGTGCTCGGCAGGTGCGGCCCCCGGCACATGTCCACGAAACCGTCCTGCCGATAGAAGGACACCCGCTCGTCGCGGATGTCCTCGAGCAGCTCCAGCTTGTACTTCTCTCCCATCTCGCGGTACATGCGGATCGCCTCGTCGCGGGGGATCTCGATCCGCTCGATGGGTTGATCCTGCCGCGCCAGCTCGCGCATGCGCGCTTCGATCCGGTCCAGGTCTTCCGGCATCAACGGACGGCCAATGTCGATGTCATAGTAGAAGCCGTCTGCGATCGGCGGGCCGATGGCGAGCTTGGCGTCCGGGAACAGTTCCTTGACGGCCTGCGCCATCAGGTGTGCGGAGGAGTGCCAGTAGATCTCCCGCCCCTGCGGGTCGTCGAACCGCAGGAACCGGACCTCGGCGTCGCATTGGGCTGACGCGGACAGGTCCATGGGTTGGCCGTTCACCAGGGCCGCCAGGGCATCACGCTCGCCGCGTTCCTTGGCGATGTCGACAAGGCGCGTACCGACCGGATAGCTCGCCTCGGTGCCGTCGGCGAACCGGATCCGTACCCTGTCGGCCCGTGCGTCCATCCTCCACCTCCGAACGAGACAGCGCCCCGTCCTCTCGGGACGGGGCGCTGCCCGCGGTTCCACCCGGATTCCGGTGGTCGCCGTCGCTCCCACCGGCTCTCGCGAGGTTCTATCGGCCCTCACCGGCAGGCTTGGTGCCGCCCCCACCAGGCGGCCTTCACCCGCAGCTCCGAGATGGTGTCGCGCCGCCTCTCCGCGGGAGGGCTTCCAGCCCAGGCCCCACCCTCTCTCGTGCGGCGTTTCGACGCGACGCGTCCTCTTCGTCGCTCTTCGTGCAAGGATAGCCGCGGCGCGGCGACTTGTCAAAAGGGCCGCTACAGGCGAAACGCATCGGGCAGGATCTCGACGGCGACCGGCTCTCCCGTCGGTCCGAGTTCTACGGCCACCACGTCGAACCGGCAGACGGGGTGCCTCGCCCGGTGACGCTGCAGGTAGGCTTCGGCCAGGCGAGCGATGCGACGCTGTTTGTGCAGCGTCACCGCCTCGAAGGGATTCCCGCGGTCCGCCGTCCTCCTCGCCTTCACTTCCACGAACACCAGCGTACCGCCCTGATCACACACCACGTCGATCTCCCCGAACCGGAACCGCACGTTGCGCGCCACGACCCGGTAGCCGGCCCGCCGCAGCGCCGCGACCGCCGCCTCCTCCGCGTCAGTCCCGATCCGCCGTCGGTTCATCGCCCCACAGCGCGTCGGCGCGGAACGGAGAGAAAGACCGGCGGTGAACCGGGCTCGGCCCCAGCGCGCGGATCGCCGCGAAGTGTTCGGCGCAGGCGTACCCCTTGTGGCGGGCGAACCCGTAGCCGGGGTAGAGGGCGTCCAGTTCGGTCATGATGCGGTCACGCTCGACCTTGGCGAGGATCGACGCCGCCGCGATGCAGGCCACCTGCGCGTCCCCGTTCACGATCGTACGCTGGGGGATCGGCAGGTACAGGCCCGAGCGCCCATCCACCAGCACCAGCGACGGCACGACGATCAGCCCTTCCACCGCCCGCCGCATCGCCAGGCGCGCGGCATGCAGGATGTTCATCCGGTCGATCTCCTCGACGGACGCGGTCGCGACCGCCCACGCCAGCGCGCGGCGGCGGATGTGCTCGGCCACCACCGCCCGCACGGACGGCGCCAGTCTCTTGCTGTCGTCCAATCCCGGGATCCGGGTCTGGCGCCCGAAGATGACCGCGGCCGCCACCACCGGGCCGGCCAGGGGCCCGCGCCCGGCCTCGTCCACTCCCGCGACCCAGGCGTACCCAGCCCGCCAGGCCTCCCGCTCAACGCGGTAGAGCGAGACACGCCCCCGCGCCCCGCGGGCTGTCAGCGCACCACGCCCATCCGCGTGGGCGGCCAGTAGACGACGAACGCGCGGCCGACGACGTTCTGGATCGGGACCAGGCCGAAGAAGCGGCTGTCCTCGCTGTTGCACCGGTTGTCCCCCATCACGAACAGGTGGTTCGGGGTCACCGTCTTCGGGCCGAAGTTCTGGGCGCACGCACGGTCGCCGCCGAGGGGCGTCAGATCCGGGCGCGGGCGCCCGTTCAGGAACACCACGCCTTGCCGCAGTTCCACACGGTCGCCCGGCAATCCGACCACCCGCTTGACGAAGTCCTTGCCGGGGTTCAGAGGATACCGGAAGACGATCACGTCTCCGCGCTGGACCGGCGCCAGGCGGTAGTAGAACTTGGCGACGAGAATGCGGTCGCCAATGTGGAGGGTCGGCTCCATCGATCCCGAGGGGATGAAGAAGGCCTGTACGACGAAGGTGATGATGACGAACGCCAGCACGACCGCGAACACCGCGGCGTCGAGCGTCTCGATGAAGACGCGCCGCACCGAGGGGGAGAACAGATAGGCACGCTTGACCGCCAGCCGGAGCACGACGAGCGCCACAGCGACCACCATGATGATCACCGGGATGCTCATCTCGGGAAGCGACACGGACGACAGCGACTCCCTGAGGTTGACCATGGATCCGTCTGTCCTGCGGCACGCAAAGGGCGGCGCGTTCCGCACCGCCCGTCACGCTGGATGCACGCGCCACGCCTCGATCGCAGGCCCCGCGGGTGGGCGGCGTCGAGCGCTCCTTGTCCTAGCGCCGCTCCCGGATGCGCGTCTGCTTGCCCACCTTGTCCCGCAGGTAGTACAGCTTCGCACGGCGCACGCGTCCGCGCCTGACCACGTCGACGCGGTCCAGCCGCGGAGAGTGCAGCGGGAAGATGCGCTCCACGCCGACCCCGTGCGAGATCCGCCTGACCGTGAAGGTCTCGCGCAACCCGCCGCCGCGGCGGCCGACCACGACCCCCTCGAAGGCCTGCACGCGCTCTCTGCCGCCCTCGATCACCTTCATGTGGACGCGCACTGTGTCCCCGGGTCCGAAGTCCGGTATCTTCGATTTCAACTGCGGCTGCTCGACCAGCATCGTCTTGTCCATAGCCGTCCTCCGCGCCCGTGACCGGCGCCACAAAACCAGATTATACACTACGCGGGCCCCCGGCCGGACTCCCCGGCGTTCACGTCCCTCTCCGGTGCGTGGGCGTCCTCCCCTTCGATCTCTTCCAACAGCTTCCGGTCTTCGGGGCCGAGCTCGGCCGCCGCCAGCAGGTCCGGCCGCCTGCGGGCCGTCCGCCGCAGCGCTTCCTTCCGCCGCCATCGGGCGATCTCTGCGTGGTGGCCGGACAGCAACACCTCTGGCACCCGCAACCCTTCCACCTCGGGGGGGCGTGTGTAGTGCGGGAAGTCCAACAATCCGCCGCTGAACGAGTCGGCCTCCACCGATCCCCGGTCGCCGACGACCCCGGGCACCAGCCGCGCCGTCGCATCGACGATCACGAGGGCCGCGAGTTCGCCTCCGGTCAGCACGTAGTCGCCGATGGAGATCTCCTCCGCGCCCAGTCCCAGCACGACCCTCTCGTCCACACCCTCGTAGTGGCCGCACAGCACGACCAGGTGCGACAGTCGGCTGAGCTCCCTGGCCGTCGCCTGGTCGAACCGTCTCCCCTGCGGCGAGGTCAACAGGATCCTGTCGGGCCGCCCCGCCTCCGCGGTGATCGCGCGCACCGCGGCGAAGAACGGCTCGGCCTTCATGACCATCCCCGGGCCGCCGCCGTACGGGTAGTCGTCGGTGGTGCGGTGCCGGTCGGTCGCGAAGTCCCGAAGGTCCCAGACGCGCACCGCGAGGATACCGCGCGCCTGCGCGCGGCCCAGCACGCTCATCTGCAGGGGGGCCATCGCCTGCGGAAAGATCGTCACGATGTCGATCCGCAGACGCGCGGCCTGGTCGTGGCTCATCGGTCGTCCACCAGCCCGGGAATTAGACGCACGACCATGCGGCCACCGCGGGGGTCCAACTCCGCCACCACGTCCCGGACCGCCGGGATCAGGACTTCCCGGCCTCCGCCGCGCACCGCATACACGTCGTTCGCCCCGGTCCGCAAGACCTCCGCGACCCACCCGAGGGGCTCGCCGTCGGTGGTCGTCACCTCCATCCCGATCACGTCGTGGACGTAAAACCGGCCTTCCGGAAGAGGCGGGGCGTCCTCGCGCTCCACGTGGAGAGAGGCACCGCTCAGTTCGCGCGCGGTCTCCGGCGTGTCCACACCCGTCAGCTTCACGAGGAACGTCTCGCCGGCGCTTCGCACACGTTCGACCCCGTAGGCGGTCGTCCGATCCCCACGCACCACGAGCACCCGGCGCAACGTCCGAAACCGGTCGGGGAAGTCGGTGTCCGGCCGCACGCGCACCTCTCCGTGGATCCCGTGCGGGCGCATCACGACACCGATCCGGAGAGTCCTCGGTGCGGGCCTGCCCGTGGGTCCGGCCATCTCGCCTCCGGCTACCCCTGCCGGATCTCCATGACGATGCCGTCCTTCACGACGATCTCGGTGCGGGTGAGCTTGCTGAAGAGGTTGTCGCCCACCCGGATCTCCAGCTGCGAGTCGACCGTGGTCTGCGGAAACTCGCTGTTCAGCACGAGATTCTCCGCCTCCCGCAGACGGTCACGGAGCTCGGCCCGTACCATCTCCTGGCGCGTGCGCTCCAGTTCCAGCTGCTGGCGAAGCCCACGGCTCTGGGGCGACACCTGCCGCTCAAGGTCCAGACGCCGCAACTGCGTCTCGATCTGGTTGAGGACTTCCTCGACCCGTCGAAGCGCCTCCTCGAGTTCCCGCCGGTACAGGTCCTTGAAGTTCTCCGTGACGATCGCCTTGACCACCACGGGCCGGATCACTGTGATTGACGCCATCCCAACCTCCGGTCATCCGCCCTCGATTTCCACCATGACCGCGTCGCGCCCCCTGCGGCGCGCGGCCGCCCGCGCGAGGATGCGCACTGCGCGCGCGACACGGCCATTGCGACCGATGACCTTGCCGACGTCTTCGGGGGCCACCCGCACCCGCACCACCTTACCTCGGGCATGCTCCACCTCCGAGACCTCGACGGCGGTCGGATCGTCGACGATGCCCATGACGATGTGCTCGACCAACTCCCGCATCGCTTCAGACAAGGCACAACGAACGCGAGTTTCGCACTCCCACCCAGGCGCGGGCCCGCTCGCTCTGGGAGAGGGCTTGGGTGGGCGTCATGCCTTGGACCTCGCCCGCTCCTGCCACTGTCGGAGGATGCCGGTCTTCCGCAGCAGGACCCGCGCCGCGTCCGACGGACGCGCGCCCCGCTCCAGCCAGGCGATCGCCTTCTCGGCGTTGATGTGGATCGTCGACGGTTCCGTGCGCGGGTTGTACTGGCCGATCACCTCGATGTACCGGCCGCTGCGGGGCGACCGCGAGTCTGCCACGACCACCCGGTACACGGGCTGGTGGCGCTGCCCCATGCGCATCAACCGAATCTTCACCGCCATCGCTTCCTCCTTGGCAATCAGATCGGAAACGGCGGCTTCCTGCCCCGCCGTCCCACCGCTTCGAACCGCTTCATCATCCGCTTGGTCTCCTCGAACTGCCGGAGCAACCGGTTGACGTCCTGCACGGTCGTTCCGCTGCCCCGGGCAATCCGTCGCTTGCGGCTGGCGTTGAGGATCGCCGGGTCGCGGCGCTCGGCCGGCGTCATCGAGTTCACGATCGCCTCGACCCGACCGAGCTGCGATTCATCGACCTCGGCCCGAAGGGCCCGGCGCCCCGCCATCCCCGGAATCATGTCGATCAGGTTCTGCAGCGGGCCCATCCTGCGCACCTCGCGCAGCTGCTGGCGGAAGTCCTCCAGCGTGAACTCGGCCCGGCGTATCTTGCGCTCCAGTTCGGCCGCCCTCTCGGCTCCGATCGCCTCCTGTGCCCGCTCCACCAGCGTCAAAACGTCGCCCATGCCCAGGATGCGGGACGCGACGCGCTCAGGATGGAAGGGTTCGAGCGCATCCAGCTTCTCGCCCGTTCCCACGAACAAAATCGGCTGACCCGTCACCGCAACCACCGACAGCGCCGCCCCGCCCCGCGCATCGCCGTCCATCTTCGTGAGCACGATCCCGTCGATGCCCACCGCGGCCTGGAACCGATCCGCGACGCCGACCGCTTCCTGGCCCGTCATCGCGTCGACGACCAGAAGCACGTGATGCGGACAGATCGCCTCCCGCAGCCGTCGGATCTCGTCCATCAACGTCTCGTCCACGTGCATCCGGCCGGCGCTGTCCACGATAACGAAGTCCGATCCCTGAGAGCGGGCGTGCTCGATCGCCGCCTCCGCCACCGCCACCGGGTCGGTCCAGTCCCGGTGGAACACCGGCACGCCCGCCGACGCCCCGACCACCTGCAACTGCTTGACGGCGGCTGGGCGGTGGAGGTCCGCGGCCACCAGCAGCGGCCGCCGGCCGCGCCTGCGCAGGTGGAGCGCAATCTTGGCCGCCTGCGTCGTCTTGCCGGTTCCGTGCAGACCGCACATCAGGACGACGGTCGGCGGCTTCGGCGCCGGTGCGAGTTCGCGGTGGGCGGTCCCCAGCAACCGCGTCAGCTCGGCGTGTACGATCTGGATGACCTGCTGGGCGGGGCTCAGGCTCTTCCAGATTTCCTGACCGACGGCCGCGTCGCGCACGCGCGCAACGAACTCTCGCACGACCTTGAAGTTGACGTCCGCTTCCAGCAGGGCCAGGCGCACCTCGCGCAGGGCGGCATCGACGTCCTCGATCCGCAGCGCACCGCGGCCGCTCAGCTTCCGGAAGACTCCGCCGAGCCGTTCCTGCAGGGTCTCGAACATGCCCTCACCGCCTTGTACACCCGAAACCCACCGCCCCGTTCGACCTCCTCCGCGTTGCCGAAGATCCGGGCGACGATCCTGCCCAGCGTCTTCGCACCCATCCCGGTCCGGGCGACTAGGTAGAAGCGGCCGCCCGGCTTGAGGTGCTCGGGGGCCCCTTCGATGATGCCCTCGACGACGCCTCGTCCAGCCCGGATCGGCGGGTTCGTGGCGATGACGTCGAACCGCCGGCCGCGCACCGGCTCGTAGCCCGCTCCCAAGAGTACCTCGACATTGGCCAGGCCGTTGCGCCGCGCGTTGTCCCGGCTCAGCGCCACCGCACGCTCGTTCACGTCCGTCAGCACCGCGCACCCGCCCGGTGCGGCCGATGCGGCGACGATTCCGATCACACCGTACCCGCACCCGACGTCGAGCACCGTGTCGGTCGGCCCGATCTCGAGGGCCTCCAGCAACAGGCGGGTGCCGCGATCCACCGCGCCGTGCGAGAACACCGCCCGGTCGGTCTCGAACAGAAACGCACGGCCCCGGAAGGAAAAACGCACCGTGCGCCGGTGCGAACGCGTCCGGGGACGCTCGGAGAAGTAGTGCTGGGTCACACCATCTCGCGGATCGCGCGCGCCCGCGCCTGCAGGCGTCCTGCCGCCTCCGCGTCGCGCAGCCGGGCGATCTCCTCTTCGAGCGCCTCGATCTCCCTGAGGATCGCTGCGCGTCGCCGATCGTCTCCCCGACCCCGCTGCACGATTCCCAACAGCTCCTCGTATCGCGCCAGTTCCGCCAACGACCGACGGATGCCGTCGTGGATCGCCTGCCGCGTCACGCCGAACCGCTCGGCAATTTCCGACAGCGACAGATCGTCGTGGAAATACATCGCGATCAGCCGCTGCTGCCGCGGCGTGAGCAAACGCGCGTAGACGTCGAACAGGCGAATCACCGCCAGTCGATCTGCCAGCAACCGATCCGTCGCCATTGCCTGTAAAGGTTCACCCCTTTACACATATCACACTCCGCCGCCGCCGGCAACCGGATGGGTGGTGGCGGGCACTCGCGCGACCACCAGCGCGCCGGTGAGCGCGACCAGGCCCAAGGACGCAAAAGCCCAGCCCCACGACGTCGCGGTGGCATCGAGGATCAACCCGAACACCGCCGGGGCGGCCGCCGCGGCGACGAATCCTAGCCCCGACTGCACGGCCATCGCCGCGCCCAGCGTCTCCATCCTCGCCGACTCGGCCACGGCCGCCGACAGCGCCGACGACTCGGCTGTGATCAGCAACCCGTACACCAAAGCCACCGAGAGAACCACCCCCGGGCCCATCGGTAGGCTCCAGCCGATGCCCAGCGAACAGGCGGCCGATCCGACCAGGCACAGCGCGATCGTACGGCGACGACCCAGCCGGTCGGACACCCACCCGCCGAGGGCGTTGCTGACGGCGCCTGCCGCGAGGACGGCCGACGCCACGGCGGCGGCCTTCGAGGAAGCCTCGAGGACCGACGCCTCCTGTGCGGCCCACAGCACCGTCAGGAACGCCGGGAGCCACGCCCGCATGCCGAACAGTTCCCAGTTGTGCGCCGCGTAGGCCGTCGCAAACCGCATCGCCCGCGCGTTGCGCAGCACCTCGACGATGTTGGCCCCCATGCGGGATGTGCTGCGCGGCGTGTCGGGCGCGATCGCCCACGCGATGCCGAACGCCGCGAACGGGCCCAGTGCGGTCACCCAGAGCGCGACACGCCAGTCCAGCCGCAACAACAGCCCGGTGAGCAGCAAAGACGCGCCCGTGCCCAGACCGAAGCAGGAGATGTACAGCCCCATCGCGGCACCGCGGCCGGCCGCAGGGAAGCGGTGCACCACCAGGCGCATCCCCGGGGCGTAGGTCCCGGCCAGGCCCGCGCCGGCCAGGCCCCTCAGCACGAGCGCCGAGGCCAGGTCGCGCGCGCCGAGTGCGAACAGCACGCCGAAGACACCGTTCCACAGCGCCGACCCGAGGTACACCACGCGGACCCCCACGCGGTCGGTCAGCGTGCTCAGCACGACCACGGCGATCACATATCCGATCTGCTGGGCCGCGAAGACCGCTCCGGCCTCCGCCGCGCTCAGACCCCACTCGGCGCGCAGGATCGGCAGCGCGGCCGCGTAGTTGGCGAATGGGAGCATCGTGGCGATGTGTGCGATGCACAGAGCCGTCAGCCACCGCCACTCGCCGCGCATGCGCTTCCGTAGGATCTATCCGGCAGCCCACGGGGTGCGGCAGCCTCCGCGATCTACCGGCGCGGAGCCGGCTACCACGGACGGAAGGGGCTTGCTCACGCCGCCGGCCCAAGAGCCGGAAACAGGGCGTCCGCGAAGGCTTCCGGATCGAAGGGGTGGAGGTCGTCGACCCCTTCACCCGTACCGACGAACTTGACCGAGATGCGCATCGACCGCCCGATCGCGAGGAGCACACCACCCTTTGCGCTGCTGTCGAGTTTGGCCACGACGATGCCCGTGAGCGGGACCGCCTGCTGGAACTGGCGCGCCTGCTGGAGCCCGTTCTGTCCGGTGTTGGCATCCAGCACCAGCAGTGACTCCACGGGCGCTGCCGGCAGGTGTCGCTCCACGACCCGGCGGATCTTGCGCAGCTCTTCCATCAGGTTGACCTTCGTGTGCAGCCGTCCGGCGGTGTCCACGATCAAGACGTCGGCCCGCCGTGCCCCCAGCGCCTGGAGCGCATCGTAGACGACGGCAGCTGGGTCTGCGCCTTCCCGGTGCCGGACCACCGGCACGCCCGCGCGATCCGCCCACACCTGCACCTGCTCGATGGCCGCCGCTCGGAACGTGTCGGCGGCCGCGATCAGGACACGTCGCCGTTCGTGCGTGAGCCGGTGGGCCAGCTTGCCGATCGTCGTGGTCTTGCCCGAACCGTTGACCCCCAACACGAGAACCACCGCCGGGGGCGGGTCGAGCCGGAGCGGCTCGGCCGCGCCGAGGTGGTCGACGATGATCTCCCGAAACGACCGGCGGAGGTCCTCCGGCCGCCACACCCCCATCATGGCCCTGCGCCGCAGCTGGGCGACGACGTCTGCGGCCACCTCGACGCCCGCGTCGGCTGCGATGAGGGCCTCTTCCAGGCGGTCGAAGAACTCGTCGTCGGGAGGCCGCGCGAAGACGTCCTCCAGGTGTGCGGCGATCGCGCGACGAGTCTTGTTCAGGCCTTCGCGGAAGCGCTCTGCCAGTCCGCGCCGAGTCTCCATGCCTCAGCCGACCGCGTGCCGTCCGAAGCCCCGGGTCCCGTCAGGCCTGCGGCGGCGGAGGTACCTGACGCGGCGGCTCGGTCTTGACGTGCGGCAGTTCGATCACCGGCTGTGGAGGTGGTGCCTCCGGAAGCGTCGGCCGCCGCGGCGCCGGCAGCAGCGCGTGTTCGAGAACCTCGTCCATATGCTCCACGAGCTGGAACCGCAGCTTGCGCCGGACCTTTTCGGGGATCTCGTGCAAGTCCTTCTCGTTCTCCTTCGGCAAGATGACCGTGCGCACGCCCGCCCGGTGCGCGGCGATGACCTTCTCCTTGAGCCCGCCGATCGGCAACACCCGGCCCCGGAGCGTGATCTCACCGGTCATCGCGACGTCCTTGCGCACCGGCCGCCCCGTCAGCGCCGAAGCCACCGCCGTGGCCATCGTGATCCCGGCCGACGGTCCGTCCTTGGGCTGCGCGCCGGCCGGTACGTGGATGTGCACGTCGTACTTGCTGTACCAGTCGTCGTCGGCCCCCAGCGGCTTCGTCCGAGAGCGCACGTACGACACTGCGGCCTGCGCCGACTCCTTCATGACGTCGCCCAGTTGGCCGGTGAGCGAGAGCTTGCCCGTCCCCCTGACCAGCGTGGCCTCCACCGGGCTCACGTCACCGCCCATCTCGGTCCACATCAGGGCCATCGCGGCGCCGACCTCGTCCTCCTTCTCCGCGGTGCCGTGCCGGAAACGCGGCGGCCCCAAG encodes the following:
- the ffh gene encoding signal recognition particle protein codes for the protein MFETLQERLGGVFRKLSGRGALRIEDVDAALREVRLALLEADVNFKVVREFVARVRDAAVGQEIWKSLSPAQQVIQIVHAELTRLLGTAHRELAPAPKPPTVVLMCGLHGTGKTTQAAKIALHLRRRGRRPLLVAADLHRPAAVKQLQVVGASAGVPVFHRDWTDPVAVAEAAIEHARSQGSDFVIVDSAGRMHVDETLMDEIRRLREAICPHHVLLVVDAMTGQEAVGVADRFQAAVGIDGIVLTKMDGDARGGAALSVVAVTGQPILFVGTGEKLDALEPFHPERVASRILGMGDVLTLVERAQEAIGAERAAELERKIRRAEFTLEDFRQQLREVRRMGPLQNLIDMIPGMAGRRALRAEVDESQLGRVEAIVNSMTPAERRDPAILNASRKRRIARGSGTTVQDVNRLLRQFEETKRMMKRFEAVGRRGRKPPFPI
- a CDS encoding methyltransferase produces the protein MTQHYFSERPRTRSHRRTVRFSFRGRAFLFETDRAVFSHGAVDRGTRLLLEALEIGPTDTVLDVGCGYGVIGIVAASAAPGGCAVLTDVNERAVALSRDNARRNGLANVEVLLGAGYEPVRGRRFDVIATNPPIRAGRGVVEGIIEGAPEHLKPGGRFYLVARTGMGAKTLGRIVARIFGNAEEVERGGGFRVYKAVRACSRPCRNGSAESSGS
- a CDS encoding sigma factor-like helix-turn-helix DNA-binding protein, giving the protein MATDRLLADRLAVIRLFDVYARLLTPRQQRLIAMYFHDDLSLSEIAERFGVTRQAIHDGIRRSLAELARYEELLGIVQRGRGDDRRRAAILREIEALEEEIARLRDAEAAGRLQARARAIREMV
- a CDS encoding MFS transporter — encoded protein: MRGEWRWLTALCIAHIATMLPFANYAAALPILRAEWGLSAAEAGAVFAAQQIGYVIAVVVLSTLTDRVGVRVVYLGSALWNGVFGVLFALGARDLASALVLRGLAGAGLAGTYAPGMRLVVHRFPAAGRGAAMGLYISCFGLGTGASLLLTGLLLRLDWRVALWVTALGPFAAFGIAWAIAPDTPRSTSRMGANIVEVLRNARAMRFATAYAAHNWELFGMRAWLPAFLTVLWAAQEASVLEASSKAAAVASAVLAAGAVSNALGGWVSDRLGRRRTIALCLVGSAACSLGIGWSLPMGPGVVLSVALVYGLLITAESSALSAAVAESARMETLGAAMAVQSGLGFVAAAAAPAVFGLILDATATSWGWAFASLGLVALTGALVVARVPATTHPVAGGGGV
- the ftsY gene encoding signal recognition particle-docking protein FtsY, whose protein sequence is METRRGLAERFREGLNKTRRAIAAHLEDVFARPPDDEFFDRLEEALIAADAGVEVAADVVAQLRRRAMMGVWRPEDLRRSFREIIVDHLGAAEPLRLDPPPAVVLVLGVNGSGKTTTIGKLAHRLTHERRRVLIAAADTFRAAAIEQVQVWADRAGVPVVRHREGADPAAVVYDALQALGARRADVLIVDTAGRLHTKVNLMEELRKIRRVVERHLPAAPVESLLVLDANTGQNGLQQARQFQQAVPLTGIVVAKLDSSAKGGVLLAIGRSMRISVKFVGTGEGVDDLHPFDPEAFADALFPALGPAA